One segment of Bradyrhizobium sp. WD16 DNA contains the following:
- the alaS gene encoding alanine--tRNA ligase, translating into MSGVNEIRSAFLNYFAKNGHEIVPSSPLVPRNDPTLMFTNAGMVQFKNVFTGLEKRAYQRATTSQKCVRAGGKHNDLDNVGYTARHHTFFEMLGNFSFGDYFKDRAIELAWNLITKDYGLPKDRLMVTVYSEDDEAFGLWKKIAGLPDSRIVRIPTSDNFWQMGDTGPCGPCSEIFYDHGEHIPGGPPGSADADGDRFIEIWNLVFMQYEQVAGGVRNALPRPSIDTGMGLERIAAVLQGKHDNYDIDLFSSLIRTIADLTSVDADGPHKASHRVIADHLRASSFLIADGVLPSNEGRGYVLRRIMRRAMRHAQLLGAREPLMHRLVWALVREMGQAYPELVRAEALIEETLRLEETRFRKTLERGLSILDEETKSLGKGARLKGETAFTLYDTYGFPLDLTQDALRPRGIDVDLDGFNAAMERQRAKARASWAGSGEAAAEAIWFPLRERLGATEFLGYETESAEGVVSALVKDGNDVDSLATGERGVVILNQTPFYGESGGQVGDTGVLSAEGVRFRVTDTQKKAGDLFVHIGEVERGTLTLGIPLSLEVDHARRTSIRANHSATHLLHEALRQVLGDHIAQRGSLVAPDRLRFDFAHTKPITADELRTIEDIANDVVLENEPVTTRSMAVDDARASGARALFGEKYGDEVRVVSMGKGSGNTLGWSIELCGGTHVRRTGDIGLISILAESAVSSGVRRIEALTARAARQHANATIQTARASAAELRTTLDDMPTRIAALMEDRKKLERELSEAKKKLAMGGGAASGGTDGVSKVGDVQLLARKVEGIEMKDLKSLADDGKKKLGSGVIAIVNVGEDGKAGVVVGVTPDLTARYSAVDLVRVASEALGGKGGGGRPDMAQAGGPDGSKADAALEAIAAAIGA; encoded by the coding sequence ATGAGCGGCGTCAACGAAATCAGATCTGCGTTCCTGAATTACTTCGCGAAGAACGGCCACGAGATCGTGCCGTCGTCGCCGCTTGTTCCGCGCAACGATCCCACGCTGATGTTCACCAATGCCGGGATGGTGCAGTTCAAGAACGTCTTCACCGGGCTCGAGAAGCGTGCGTATCAGCGCGCCACCACCTCGCAGAAGTGCGTCCGCGCCGGCGGCAAGCACAACGACCTGGATAATGTCGGCTACACCGCGCGGCATCACACCTTCTTCGAGATGCTCGGCAACTTCTCCTTCGGCGATTACTTCAAGGACCGCGCCATCGAACTCGCCTGGAACCTGATCACCAAGGACTACGGACTGCCCAAGGACCGGCTGATGGTTACGGTCTATTCCGAGGACGATGAGGCCTTCGGATTGTGGAAGAAGATCGCCGGGCTGCCCGACTCCAGGATCGTCCGCATTCCGACCTCGGACAATTTCTGGCAGATGGGCGACACCGGTCCCTGCGGCCCGTGCTCGGAAATCTTCTACGACCACGGCGAGCACATCCCGGGCGGCCCCCCCGGCTCGGCCGATGCCGATGGCGACCGTTTCATCGAGATCTGGAATCTGGTGTTCATGCAGTACGAGCAGGTCGCCGGTGGCGTGCGCAATGCGCTGCCGCGGCCGTCGATCGACACCGGCATGGGGCTCGAGCGCATCGCCGCGGTGCTGCAGGGCAAGCACGACAACTACGACATCGACCTGTTCTCGTCCCTGATCCGCACCATCGCCGACCTCACCTCCGTCGATGCCGACGGTCCGCACAAGGCCTCGCACCGGGTGATCGCCGATCACCTGCGCGCCTCGTCGTTCCTGATCGCCGACGGCGTGCTGCCTTCCAACGAAGGCCGCGGCTATGTGCTGCGCCGGATCATGCGTCGCGCGATGCGCCATGCCCAGTTGCTCGGCGCCCGCGAGCCCTTGATGCACCGCCTGGTCTGGGCGCTGGTCCGCGAGATGGGGCAGGCCTATCCGGAACTGGTCCGCGCCGAGGCGCTGATCGAGGAGACCTTGAGGCTCGAGGAGACGCGGTTCCGCAAGACGCTCGAGCGCGGCTTGTCGATCCTCGACGAGGAGACGAAGTCGCTCGGCAAGGGCGCCCGCCTCAAGGGCGAGACCGCCTTCACCCTCTATGACACCTACGGCTTTCCCCTCGATCTCACCCAGGACGCACTGCGGCCGCGGGGCATCGACGTCGATCTCGACGGCTTCAACGCCGCCATGGAACGCCAGCGCGCCAAGGCGCGCGCCTCCTGGGCGGGCTCCGGCGAGGCCGCCGCCGAGGCGATCTGGTTCCCGCTGCGCGAGCGGCTCGGGGCCACCGAATTCCTCGGCTATGAGACCGAGAGTGCCGAAGGCGTCGTCAGCGCGCTGGTCAAGGACGGCAACGATGTCGACAGCCTCGCCACCGGCGAACGCGGCGTGGTGATCCTCAACCAGACGCCGTTCTACGGCGAATCCGGCGGTCAGGTCGGCGACACCGGCGTGCTCAGCGCCGAGGGCGTGCGGTTCCGCGTCACCGACACCCAGAAGAAGGCCGGCGATCTTTTCGTCCATATCGGCGAGGTCGAGCGCGGCACGCTCACCCTCGGCATCCCGCTCAGCCTCGAGGTCGACCATGCGCGCCGCACCTCGATCCGCGCCAACCATTCGGCGACGCATCTGTTGCATGAGGCGCTGCGCCAGGTGCTCGGCGATCACATCGCCCAGCGCGGCTCGCTGGTCGCGCCCGACCGCCTGCGCTTCGATTTCGCCCACACCAAGCCGATCACGGCCGACGAACTGCGCACGATCGAGGACATCGCCAACGACGTTGTGTTGGAAAACGAACCGGTGACGACCCGTTCCATGGCCGTGGACGACGCCCGCGCCTCCGGCGCCCGCGCGCTGTTCGGCGAGAAATATGGCGACGAAGTTCGCGTCGTTTCGATGGGCAAGGGTTCCGGCAATACGCTCGGCTGGTCGATCGAACTGTGTGGCGGCACCCATGTGCGGCGTACCGGCGACATCGGCCTGATCTCGATTCTCGCCGAGAGCGCGGTGTCCTCCGGCGTGCGGCGTATCGAGGCCCTGACGGCGCGTGCCGCACGCCAGCACGCCAATGCCACCATCCAGACCGCGCGGGCCTCGGCCGCCGAACTGCGCACCACGCTCGACGACATGCCGACCCGCATTGCGGCGCTGATGGAGGATCGCAAGAAGCTCGAGCGCGAACTGTCCGAGGCCAAGAAGAAGCTCGCCATGGGCGGCGGCGCGGCCAGTGGCGGCACCGACGGTGTCAGCAAGGTCGGCGACGTCCAGCTCCTCGCGCGCAAGGTCGAAGGCATCGAGATGAAGGATCTCAAGAGCCTCGCTGACGACGGCAAGAAGAAGCTCGGCTCCGGCGTCATTGCCATCGTCAACGTCGGCGAGGACGGCAAGGCCGGTGTTGTGGTCGGGGTCACGCCCGATCTCACCGCGCGCTACAGCGCTGTCGATCTTGTCCGCGTCGCCTCCGAGGCGCTGGGCGGCAAGGGCGGCGGCGGACGGCCGGACATGGCCCAGGCCGGCGGTCCCGACGGCTCCAAGGCGGACGCGGCGCTCGAGGCCATCGCCGCCGCGATCGGAGCCTGA
- a CDS encoding GNAT family N-acetyltransferase, translating to MTHPRSWHAEWGCLNAWPALTSAVHDGWVLRFANGLTRRANSANPLDGAARLSGDTLQYFENLFRAVDLPLIIRVPTLLDPGVDAGLERFGFAAEGESLVLYGEFADLQAHWDAAVEVLSAPDAAWRDAITQLQGRTEAQRATYEDVIYSIVLPAGFASLKIEDEVVALAYGAIDGDLLCCESVVTAERHRGRGYGRRLVAGLFGWAQRHHATAVCLQVETNNTAGIALYRSLGLVTELHRYHYRRQRAVAAAGFQTGTNLPGRR from the coding sequence GTGACCCATCCGCGGTCCTGGCACGCGGAATGGGGCTGTCTCAATGCCTGGCCGGCGCTCACCAGCGCCGTCCATGACGGCTGGGTGCTGCGCTTCGCCAATGGGCTGACGCGCCGCGCCAACTCCGCCAATCCGCTTGACGGTGCCGCAAGGCTTAGCGGCGACACGCTGCAATATTTCGAGAACCTGTTCCGTGCGGTCGACCTGCCGCTGATCATCCGGGTGCCGACGCTGCTCGACCCCGGCGTCGATGCCGGGCTGGAGCGCTTCGGCTTCGCCGCCGAAGGCGAAAGTCTCGTGCTCTACGGCGAATTCGCCGATCTGCAGGCCCATTGGGATGCCGCGGTCGAGGTTCTGAGTGCCCCCGACGCTGCCTGGCGTGATGCGATCACGCAACTTCAGGGCCGCACCGAGGCCCAGCGGGCGACCTACGAGGACGTCATCTATTCCATCGTGCTGCCTGCGGGCTTTGCCAGCCTCAAGATCGAGGACGAGGTGGTGGCGCTCGCTTACGGCGCCATCGACGGCGACTTGTTGTGCTGCGAATCGGTCGTCACCGCCGAACGCCATCGCGGCCGAGGCTATGGCCGGCGGCTGGTCGCCGGCCTGTTCGGCTGGGCGCAGCGTCACCACGCGACCGCAGTCTGCCTGCAGGTGGAGACGAACAATACTGCCGGGATCGCGCTTTATCGCAGTCTCGGCCTCGTCACCGAGCTGCACCGCTATCACTATCGACGCCAGCGTGCCGTTGCAGCCGCGGGGTTCCAGACTGGAACCAATCTACCCGGGCGACGTTGA
- a CDS encoding Spy/CpxP family protein refolding chaperone, translating into MSSFAQTAVRTAAVIIAVLSLTAARADPGDAELPGAAAEQLDSQQQGMQQHSSQQQALQQQQPTPPQPAQSQSALQMPPRDPLSPNPRTARMRRSATAVRQGLASPDVAAAANAPGVLRDARMRARISARLATAILPRKMAGRWRHRDGGYGWVGPVFWPFAADDIIGYALSGAADQAVVWNYGLPDIDAGLFPPSSADDLTGYLRLLTRDDGGGVKAGAAPSAARLGADKTADQAIAVRLCGDASRTIAGLPVDTIRGAIGADDRQSAVLEDLAIAAAQTGRMLAAACPDNMPLTAPARFEVMRRRLDAMLAGIDALQPPLQDLDAVLSEDQKAKLAVLVISPSAGEGRQASVPEARALKPPSCADSGARAADWPQDVIDRLVTSDDAQKPSFEEIKAARTKAADGLKTACQPAVVATASARLAAMGKRLEAIQQAVATVATALDDVYQRLDPVQAANFDAVGPATAPAIASAAAVSTSTVSAATASAVSIAAATQVAAQPQQPTAQAVTQDAAQQAMPAEATSERASRARPARVARVGHRHRVRSARGLPGPVHMLGRMLFSFLR; encoded by the coding sequence ATGTCATCGTTTGCACAGACCGCCGTCCGAACAGCCGCCGTGATCATCGCGGTGCTGTCGCTGACGGCGGCGCGCGCCGATCCGGGCGATGCCGAGCTGCCGGGTGCCGCTGCAGAGCAGCTGGATTCCCAGCAGCAGGGGATGCAGCAACACAGTTCGCAGCAACAAGCCTTGCAGCAGCAGCAGCCGACGCCGCCGCAGCCCGCCCAATCGCAATCTGCGCTGCAGATGCCTCCGCGCGATCCGCTGTCGCCCAATCCTCGCACGGCGCGGATGCGGCGAAGCGCCACGGCCGTGCGGCAGGGGCTGGCCTCGCCGGACGTCGCCGCTGCGGCGAATGCGCCAGGGGTGTTGCGCGATGCCAGGATGCGCGCCCGGATCTCGGCACGCCTCGCCACCGCCATCCTGCCGCGCAAGATGGCGGGCCGCTGGCGCCATCGCGACGGCGGCTACGGCTGGGTCGGGCCGGTGTTCTGGCCGTTCGCCGCAGACGACATCATCGGCTATGCGCTGTCCGGAGCGGCCGATCAGGCTGTGGTGTGGAATTACGGTCTCCCGGACATCGATGCGGGGCTGTTTCCGCCTTCCAGCGCCGACGATCTGACCGGATATCTGCGGCTGCTGACCCGCGACGACGGCGGCGGGGTGAAGGCCGGCGCCGCACCGTCTGCAGCGCGGCTGGGCGCGGACAAGACCGCCGATCAGGCCATCGCGGTGCGGTTGTGCGGCGACGCGAGCCGCACCATCGCGGGCCTGCCGGTCGACACCATCCGTGGGGCGATCGGCGCCGATGATCGCCAGAGCGCGGTGCTCGAGGACCTCGCCATCGCCGCCGCGCAGACCGGGCGCATGTTGGCGGCGGCCTGTCCCGACAATATGCCGCTGACGGCGCCGGCGAGGTTCGAGGTGATGCGCCGGCGTCTCGACGCCATGCTCGCCGGCATCGATGCGCTGCAGCCACCGCTGCAGGATCTCGATGCGGTGCTGAGCGAGGACCAGAAGGCCAAGCTCGCGGTGCTAGTGATCTCGCCATCCGCAGGCGAGGGGAGGCAGGCTTCGGTGCCGGAGGCGCGCGCCCTGAAGCCGCCGAGCTGCGCCGATAGCGGAGCACGCGCCGCCGACTGGCCGCAGGATGTCATCGACCGGCTGGTGACGTCGGACGATGCGCAGAAGCCGAGCTTCGAAGAGATCAAGGCCGCACGCACCAAGGCCGCGGATGGGCTCAAGACCGCTTGCCAGCCGGCCGTTGTCGCGACCGCATCGGCGCGGCTCGCGGCGATGGGCAAGAGACTGGAGGCCATCCAGCAGGCCGTGGCAACCGTCGCGACGGCGCTGGACGATGTCTATCAGCGGCTCGATCCCGTGCAGGCCGCGAATTTCGACGCGGTTGGCCCGGCGACTGCGCCGGCCATTGCGTCGGCCGCGGCTGTGTCGACTTCAACTGTGTCGGCGGCGACTGCCTCGGCGGTGTCGATTGCTGCGGCAACGCAGGTCGCGGCGCAGCCGCAGCAGCCGACCGCGCAGGCCGTAACCCAAGACGCCGCGCAGCAGGCGATGCCTGCTGAGGCGACTTCAGAGCGAGCCAGCCGTGCCAGACCTGCGCGCGTTGCCCGCGTCGGCCATCGCCATCGCGTCCGCTCCGCCCGGGGCCTGCCGGGACCGGTGCACATGCTCGGCCGGATGTTGTTCTCGTTCTTGCGCTAA
- a CDS encoding NADP-dependent isocitrate dehydrogenase codes for MAKIKVTNPVVELDGDEMTRIIWKYIKDKLVLPFLDVNLMYFDLGMEHRDATNDQITIDAANAIKKVGVGVKCATITPDEARVKEFNLKEMWKSPNGTIRNILGGVIFREPIICRNVPRLVPGWTKPIIIGRHAYGDQYRATDFKFPGKGVLTLKFVGEDGSVIEREVFKAPGAGVAMSMYNLDESIKDFARASLNYGLMRNYPVYLSTKNTILKVYDGRFKDIFQEIYDSEFKARFEKAGLTYEHRLIDDMVASALKWSGGYVWACKNYDGDVQSDTVAQGYGSLGLMTSVLMTPDGQTVEAEAAHGTVTRHYREHQKGKETSTNSIASIFAWTQGLSHRAKLDNNEALAKFAKTLEKVCVDTVEAGFMTKDLALLVGAEQRWLSTTGFLDKVAENLTRALATS; via the coding sequence ATGGCGAAAATCAAGGTGACCAACCCCGTCGTCGAACTCGACGGCGACGAGATGACCCGGATCATCTGGAAGTACATCAAGGACAAGCTGGTCCTGCCGTTCCTGGATGTGAACTTGATGTACTTCGATCTGGGCATGGAGCACCGCGACGCCACCAACGACCAGATCACCATCGATGCCGCCAACGCCATCAAGAAGGTCGGCGTCGGCGTCAAATGCGCCACCATCACCCCCGACGAGGCCCGGGTGAAGGAGTTCAATCTGAAGGAGATGTGGAAGTCGCCGAACGGCACCATCCGCAACATCCTCGGCGGCGTCATCTTCCGTGAGCCGATCATCTGCCGGAACGTGCCCCGCCTCGTGCCCGGCTGGACCAAGCCGATCATCATCGGCCGCCACGCCTATGGTGACCAGTACCGCGCCACCGACTTCAAGTTCCCCGGCAAGGGCGTGCTGACGCTGAAGTTCGTCGGCGAGGACGGCAGCGTGATCGAACGCGAGGTGTTCAAGGCCCCGGGTGCCGGCGTCGCCATGAGCATGTACAACCTCGACGAATCCATCAAGGATTTCGCCCGCGCTTCGCTGAACTACGGGCTGATGCGCAATTACCCGGTGTATCTGTCGACCAAGAACACCATCCTGAAAGTCTATGACGGCCGCTTCAAGGACATCTTCCAGGAGATCTACGACAGCGAGTTCAAGGCGCGGTTCGAAAAGGCCGGCCTCACCTACGAACATCGCCTGATCGACGACATGGTGGCCTCGGCGCTGAAGTGGTCCGGCGGCTATGTCTGGGCCTGCAAGAACTACGACGGCGACGTCCAGTCCGATACCGTGGCCCAGGGCTACGGCTCGCTCGGCCTGATGACCTCGGTACTGATGACGCCGGACGGCCAGACTGTGGAGGCAGAGGCCGCCCACGGCACCGTCACCCGTCACTATCGCGAGCATCAGAAGGGCAAGGAGACGTCGACCAATTCGATCGCCTCGATCTTCGCCTGGACACAGGGTCTGTCGCACCGCGCCAAGCTCGACAACAACGAGGCGCTGGCGAAGTTCGCCAAGACGCTGGAGAAGGTCTGCGTCGACACCGTCGAAGCCGGCTTCATGACCAAGGACCTCGCCTTGCTGGTCGGCGCCGAGCAGCGCTGGCTCTCCACCACCGGTTTCCTCGACAAGGTCGCCGAGAACCTCACCAGGGCGCTGGCGACGTCGTAA
- a CDS encoding TrmJ/YjtD family RNA methyltransferase: MADLPGPVVILVEPQLGENIGMAARAMGNFGLTELRLVSPRDGWPSLPATRAAAGADHIIDHVKLFDTLDAAIADLDLVFATSARPHDQAKPVVGPAAAAWEMAGHLGGGGKAGILFGRERYGLKAEEVARADRIVTFPVNPEFASLNLAQAVLLIGYEWFKLATAGALPHATPERSPRAGKEQINAFFDNLVRELDKVEFLRPPEKREIMLVNLRNIFSRMEPTKQDMHTLHGIVMAIAEGRKGPAKGGVLDGAGATRLRALLAEEGTPRGPEAGGSVRGLARLLRRNPTDAERALWAALRADRRFAGEFKRQTPVGRHIPDFVSFTRRTAVELVNAGENAAIAADRGARRSWLEARGYRVVVLEAADIERDLPQALDQIAAVQSL; this comes from the coding sequence ATGGCGGATTTGCCCGGCCCGGTGGTGATCCTGGTCGAGCCTCAGCTCGGCGAGAATATCGGCATGGCGGCGCGGGCCATGGGCAATTTCGGACTGACCGAGCTGCGGCTGGTCAGTCCGCGGGATGGCTGGCCGAGCCTGCCCGCCACGCGCGCCGCGGCCGGTGCCGACCACATCATCGACCATGTGAAACTGTTCGATACGCTGGATGCGGCGATCGCCGATCTCGACCTCGTCTTCGCCACCAGCGCCCGACCCCATGACCAGGCCAAGCCGGTGGTGGGGCCGGCGGCGGCGGCCTGGGAGATGGCCGGGCATCTCGGCGGCGGCGGCAAAGCCGGCATCCTGTTCGGCCGCGAGCGCTATGGCCTCAAGGCCGAAGAGGTCGCCCGCGCCGACCGCATCGTCACCTTCCCGGTCAATCCCGAATTCGCCTCGCTCAATCTCGCCCAGGCGGTGCTGCTGATCGGCTACGAGTGGTTCAAGCTCGCGACCGCGGGGGCGCTGCCCCATGCCACGCCCGAGCGCAGCCCGCGCGCCGGCAAGGAGCAGATCAACGCCTTTTTCGACAACCTCGTCCGTGAACTCGACAAGGTCGAATTCCTGCGGCCGCCGGAGAAGCGCGAGATCATGCTGGTCAATCTGCGCAATATCTTCAGCCGGATGGAGCCGACCAAGCAGGACATGCATACGCTGCACGGCATCGTCATGGCCATTGCCGAAGGCCGCAAGGGCCCGGCCAAGGGCGGCGTGCTCGATGGCGCCGGCGCGACGCGGCTGCGGGCGCTGCTCGCCGAGGAGGGAACGCCGCGCGGTCCGGAGGCGGGCGGCAGCGTGCGCGGGCTCGCGCGGCTGTTGCGGCGTAATCCGACGGATGCGGAACGCGCGCTTTGGGCGGCGCTGCGCGCCGACCGGCGCTTCGCCGGCGAGTTCAAGCGCCAGACGCCGGTCGGCCGCCACATTCCGGATTTTGTCTCCTTCACCCGGCGTACTGCCGTCGAACTCGTCAATGCCGGCGAGAATGCCGCCATCGCGGCCGATCGCGGCGCGCGCAGGAGTTGGCTCGAGGCGCGTGGCTATCGCGTGGTGGTGCTCGAGGCGGCGGACATCGAACGGGACCTGCCGCAGGCGCTCGACCAGATCGCAGCGGTCCAGTCGCTCTGA
- a CDS encoding VOC family protein has protein sequence MPTFQFVLFYVADPLASGRFYSRLFDRSLKEESATFAMLELGANVLLGLWLRPTVEPAVDPAARPGGSEIAFVVADAAALQATFETWVAQGVRIAQPITEMDFGRTFVGLDPDGHRLRVFLRR, from the coding sequence ATGCCGACGTTTCAATTCGTCCTGTTCTATGTCGCTGATCCGCTTGCCAGTGGCCGGTTTTACAGCCGTCTGTTCGACCGCTCTCTGAAGGAGGAATCCGCCACCTTCGCAATGCTGGAGCTCGGCGCAAACGTGCTGCTCGGCCTGTGGCTGCGGCCAACGGTGGAGCCCGCGGTCGACCCTGCCGCCCGCCCCGGCGGCAGCGAGATCGCATTCGTCGTCGCCGACGCCGCGGCGCTGCAAGCCACGTTCGAGACATGGGTCGCCCAGGGCGTCAGGATCGCGCAGCCGATCACCGAGATGGATTTCGGCCGGACCTTCGTCGGCCTCGACCCGGACGGACATCGCCTCCGCGTGTTCCTGCGGCGTTAG
- a CDS encoding YafY family protein, whose translation MSRAARLLDLIQIFRRSRHPVTAAGLAHSLGVSERTIYRDILTLNAQGADIRGEAGLGYVLGSGFTVPPLMFTDGEIEAVVLGLRWVTKLGDDRLGLDAADALAKITDVLPPDLRARIDDAPLLAAARETERARAAGLTLLREAMRAERKLAIVYIDSSGQRSKRQIWPLVIGFFKDAEVLAAWCEMRQAFRHFRLDRIIGITATSEALPRRRRRLLAEWRQAEGIVHH comes from the coding sequence GTGTCGCGCGCGGCCCGTCTGCTCGACCTGATCCAGATCTTCCGGCGAAGCCGCCATCCCGTCACCGCGGCCGGCCTCGCCCACAGCCTCGGCGTTTCCGAGCGCACGATCTATCGCGACATTCTCACCCTCAATGCCCAGGGCGCCGACATCCGGGGCGAAGCCGGGCTCGGCTATGTGTTGGGCAGCGGCTTTACGGTGCCGCCGCTGATGTTCACCGATGGCGAGATCGAGGCGGTGGTGCTGGGGCTACGCTGGGTCACCAAGCTTGGTGACGACCGCCTCGGACTCGACGCCGCCGACGCGCTCGCCAAGATCACTGATGTGCTGCCACCCGACCTCCGCGCCCGGATCGACGATGCACCGCTGCTGGCGGCGGCGCGGGAGACCGAGCGGGCACGGGCTGCCGGCCTGACGCTGCTGCGCGAGGCGATGAGAGCCGAGCGCAAGCTCGCGATCGTCTATATCGATAGTTCCGGGCAACGCTCGAAGCGCCAGATCTGGCCGCTGGTGATCGGCTTCTTCAAGGACGCCGAAGTGCTCGCCGCTTGGTGCGAAATGCGCCAGGCGTTCCGACACTTCCGGCTCGATCGCATCATCGGGATCACGGCGACCTCGGAGGCCCTGCCGCGCCGCCGGCGCCGCCTGCTCGCCGAATGGCGGCAGGCCGAGGGCATCGTCCACCATTGA
- a CDS encoding DUF1476 domain-containing protein, translated as MTTFDERKDGFEKKFVHDEDLKFKAEARRNRMLGQWAADKLGKSGDEAAAYAKSVIEADFQEAGDADVLRKVAGDLAAKGIGEAEVRAKMAELLATAVEQIKSAG; from the coding sequence ATGACGACTTTCGACGAACGCAAGGACGGCTTCGAGAAGAAGTTCGTTCACGACGAGGATCTCAAGTTCAAGGCGGAAGCGCGCCGCAACCGCATGCTCGGACAATGGGCAGCCGACAAGCTCGGCAAGAGCGGCGACGAGGCGGCGGCCTATGCCAAGAGCGTGATCGAGGCCGACTTCCAGGAAGCGGGCGATGCTGACGTACTGCGCAAGGTCGCAGGCGATCTCGCCGCCAAGGGCATCGGTGAGGCCGAGGTCCGGGCCAAGATGGCCGAACTGCTGGCCACCGCGGTCGAACAGATCAAGAGCGCCGGCTGA
- the purC gene encoding phosphoribosylaminoimidazolesuccinocarboxamide synthase, with product MSRRRRIYEGKAKVLYEGPEPGTLIQHFKDDATAFNAKKHQVIEGKGVLNNRISEYVFQHLNDIGVPTHFIRRLNMREQLIREVEIVPLEVVVRNVAAGSLSQRLGIEEGTQLPRSIIEFYYKNDQLNDPMVSEEHITAFGWATPQEIDDIMALAIRVNDFLTGLFLGIGIRLVDFKMECGRLFENEMMRIIVADEISPDSCRLWDIKSNEKLDKDRFRRDLGGLLEAYTEVAKRLGIMGENERPAGSGPVLVKS from the coding sequence ATGAGCCGTCGGCGTCGCATTTATGAAGGCAAGGCAAAGGTGCTCTATGAGGGCCCCGAGCCAGGAACGCTGATTCAGCATTTCAAGGACGACGCGACTGCGTTCAATGCCAAGAAACACCAGGTGATCGAGGGCAAGGGCGTCCTCAACAACCGGATTTCGGAATACGTCTTCCAGCATCTGAACGACATCGGGGTCCCGACCCATTTTATCCGGCGGCTCAACATGCGCGAGCAGTTGATTCGCGAGGTCGAGATCGTTCCGCTCGAGGTCGTGGTGCGTAACGTCGCCGCCGGCTCGCTGTCGCAGCGACTCGGCATCGAGGAGGGCACCCAGCTCCCCCGTTCCATCATCGAGTTCTATTACAAGAACGACCAGCTCAACGACCCGATGGTGTCGGAAGAGCACATCACCGCTTTCGGCTGGGCGACTCCCCAGGAGATCGACGACATCATGGCGCTTGCCATCCGCGTCAACGACTTCCTCACCGGGCTATTTCTCGGCATCGGCATCCGCCTCGTCGACTTCAAGATGGAATGCGGCCGGCTGTTCGAGAACGAGATGATGCGGATCATCGTCGCCGACGAGATCTCGCCCGACTCATGCCGGCTGTGGGACATCAAGTCGAACGAGAAGCTCGACAAGGACCGCTTCCGCCGCGATCTCGGCGGTCTGTTGGAGGCCTATACCGAGGTCGCCAAGCGGCTCGGCATCATGGGCGAGAACGAACGCCCGGCGGGTTCGGGTCCGGTGCTGGTGAAGAGCTGA
- the purS gene encoding phosphoribosylformylglycinamidine synthase subunit PurS produces the protein MKARVTVTLKSGVLDPQGKAIEGALKSLGIEGVTSVRQGKVFDIEVAATDRVGVEAALKAAADRLLANTVVENYRVEVLG, from the coding sequence ATGAAGGCACGGGTTACCGTCACGCTGAAGAGCGGCGTCCTCGATCCCCAGGGTAAGGCGATCGAGGGGGCGCTCAAGTCGCTCGGCATCGAGGGTGTCACCAGCGTCCGCCAGGGCAAGGTCTTCGACATCGAGGTCGCGGCAACCGATCGCGTCGGCGTGGAGGCAGCGCTCAAAGCCGCCGCCGACCGGCTGCTCGCCAACACGGTGGTCGAGAACTACCGGGTGGAAGTGCTCGGCTGA
- the purQ gene encoding phosphoribosylformylglycinamidine synthase subunit PurQ: MKTAVLVFPGINRERDMARAIKLVSGHEPTMVWHAETALPAGTDLVVLPGGFSYGDYLRCGAIAARAPVMDAVRAYAAGGGLVLGVCNGFQILCESGLLPGVLMRNARLRFICRDVHLRVERSDTPFTRGYNAGQVIRVPVAHGEGNYTADAETLTRLEGEGRVLYRYCAADGSVGDVSNLNGAAASIAGIINDKGNVLGMMPHPENHVETIMGCTDGRGLFAGLFAHFDRAA; this comes from the coding sequence ATGAAGACCGCCGTCCTCGTCTTTCCGGGCATCAACCGCGAACGCGACATGGCGCGGGCGATCAAGCTCGTGTCCGGCCACGAACCGACCATGGTCTGGCATGCGGAGACCGCGCTGCCCGCCGGCACCGATCTCGTGGTGCTGCCTGGCGGCTTCTCCTACGGCGATTATCTGCGCTGCGGCGCCATTGCCGCCCGTGCACCGGTCATGGACGCGGTACGGGCCTATGCCGCCGGCGGCGGCCTGGTGCTCGGCGTCTGCAACGGCTTCCAGATCCTGTGCGAATCCGGCCTGTTGCCAGGCGTCTTGATGCGCAATGCGCGGCTCAGATTCATCTGCCGCGACGTCCATCTGCGGGTGGAGCGCTCGGACACGCCCTTTACCCGCGGCTACAATGCCGGCCAGGTGATCCGCGTGCCGGTGGCCCATGGCGAGGGCAATTACACCGCCGATGCCGAGACCCTGACACGGCTGGAAGGCGAGGGACGGGTCCTCTATCGCTACTGCGCGGCCGATGGCTCGGTCGGCGACGTCTCCAACCTCAATGGCGCGGCGGCGTCCATCGCCGGCATCATCAATGACAAGGGCAACGTCCTCGGCATGATGCCCCACCCGGAAAACCACGTCGAAACGATCATGGGCTGCACCGACGGCCGCGGCCTGTTCGCCGGCCTGTTCGCTCATTTCGATCGCGCCGCCTGA